In Salvelinus alpinus chromosome 20, SLU_Salpinus.1, whole genome shotgun sequence, a genomic segment contains:
- the LOC139546656 gene encoding sterile alpha motif domain-containing protein 9-like, with product MENEEEGKPADLPDEIKDWNKNHVKQWALNEACVDVEFADILLQQNINGPSLLLLEKSDLLEVGVTLGPAKLIIHKRDEHLKFKKEQLSSPTTNQSGRPCKPYPFHRHHDACRYKVNSVLDVTESGASDYIEPCHEYKGYIHMSEAAVESKMNKFTDEVIRFAAACMNSRTNGTIHFGVGDKPDFVHGQVLGVSVLDKEAYVNALPQAIEGHFERKHIQTAKMCIKPPRFVEVLNSDMTSSEKYVIEVDIVPDFVICQENIYHVSSLDTRKSKRKSKSKETEKEEKKRFFIRDHSSSRDLLALTTFAKPMEEYNRFVDNVSQLSQLRKQAEENRLSVVKSSVQGSRLSEMITGGSQSLDKSHFERYLIVTNKSHLVQLESLGFIPKLNPTAVLDFDPESTKHGLMKYFEDQSTINVHLPVQYKITEAVEDIASKLKLTRNTSWILCNGDIEREMPSDVDDWLIEKGASVRNMISFLCRKDVLPHKRFLVIFILLSTVSEKMDPLLETFSTFWQELRGTEQILCICENEEGFTCWRDLIEARYGLDIKARSIYELSFAEVNGTVLSLWSDNRKSSRFLPCGGGSKVMLKKKEEDSLYILNILCVNQCEGGNEDKARIQEKFYKGGKVLWWNFYFSEQPGSMSFIKRDKFDYIMNTVLPALSSLRNACVSFKLLHVPGCGGTTLAMHILWALKDKFRCAVLRDRTADPAVVAEQVVKLLMYETTEQSARIPVLLMLDDFEEIDDAYDLQQLIEKECVKKDIGSRSPQVILLNCMRAESSEKTESTEDTVFIGNNLSEMEQRQFEKKLEEIEKTYKNADTFYAFMIMKKNFSPEYIQGVARNTLKSFNINHKHAQLIAVLVLLNVYCKGATLSVSLCEEFLGLQTKPHSGSSDVKAGFGKFSTLVTCCTEEAKVVFEAVRMIHSSMAVYCLQELTTNSVTKAEITDLLLTTDKLYECVQGKDKLMKDVHTMLVKRRHSVKGEDSQFSPLIQDIAKETPGVEENVLFNAAKRFEKDAIISQLFARYQYLKKRDFREAKTWAKNAKDLSRDNSYISDTSAQVIKHELKCAIQSDKEGTMKPEKLKAYLRMAQSATEAFRDTQEIAKKEATLRVQNKRDNSPFNTAGCLGEIQVAVIIIEILGKSPVFSAGNVRHDILSEVLSGRITIQDVARNDSRHHKHASYYGILREFEDLLYNLRHNMKRHFDFLDSFHVNLGSRFTLKDSREERTRQELFRCFQLYSDLFCMMDSTELIKNKNLSIMLQIHKARQFLEMRKADTYSGILNCLSNGTQTDMMVKTVRQYDFILSKNPVRSVREIVNFIYANVVLSCVKPESQFLRPYQTLIDLLCQVLQGQIPYGETLALHFIAVALLWPQQIFVSQTVESQKLGSYVSQMRTSFWNEMKSVLNGKSPVVHFLLGKKQGYDRLIHLGELERCVSPQENFASLWENGKIWKHERVKELLCRVIGWVQRKLILTDTWSTGSTIEVIPMFKSQLCGKLEGEKVSFVIGFSMKGPLAYDIY from the coding sequence AATGAAGAGGAAGGCAAACCAGCAGACCTGCCAGATGAGATTAAGGATTGGAATAAAAATCACGTGAAACAATGGGCTCTCAACGAGGCTTGTGTGGACGTTGAATTTGCAGATATCTTGCTTCAGCAGAACATTAATGGGCCCAGTCTTTTACTTTTAGAGAAATCTGATTTACTAGAGGTGGGTGTCACACTGGGGCCTGCAAAGTTGATCATTCACAAGAGGGATGAACATTTGAAATTTAAGAAAGAGCAGTTGAGTAGCCCAACAACTAATCAGTCTGGGAGACCGTGCAAGCCGTACCCTTTTCATCGACACCATGATGCCTGCAGATACAAGGTGAACAGCGTTCTTGATGTCACAGAATCAGGTGCATCAGACTATATCGAACCCTGTCATGAATATAAAGGATACATCCATATGTCAGAGGCAGCTGTGGAGAGCAAAATGAACAAGTTCACTGATGAGGTTATTCGATTTGCAGCAGCCTGCATGAATAGCCGCACTAATGGCACCATACATTTTGGAGTTGGTGACAAGCCAGACTTTGTTCATGGACAAGTTTTGGGAGTTAGCGTCCTGGACAAAGAGGCATATGTCAATGCTCTGCCACAAGCCATTGAGGGCCATTTTGAGCGTAAACATATCCAGACAGCCAAGATGTGCATCAAACCACCTCGATTTGTTGAGGTTCTCAATTCCGATATGACATCATCAGAGAAGTATGTGATAGAAGTGGACATCGTGCCAGACTTTGTGATCTGTCAAGAGAACATCTATCACGTTTCCAGCTTGGATACAAGGAAATCAAAGAGGAAGTCCAAAAGcaaagaaacagagaaagaggagaaaaaaCGCTTCTTCATCCGTGATCACAGCAGCAGCAGGGATCTCCTTGCACTAACCACTTTTGCCAAGCCAATGGAAGAATACAATAGGTTTGTCGACAATGTGTCACAGCTGTCACAGCTAAGAAAACAAGCAGAGGAAAATCGCCTTAgtgtggttaaaagtagtgtcCAGGGCTCCAGACTAAGTGAAATGATAACAGGTGGATCCCAATCCTTAGACAAGTCCCACTTCGAGCGGTATTTGATAGTGACCAACAAATCACATTTAGTTCAATTGGAATCCCTGGGATTTATTCCTAAACTGAACCCAACTGCTGTTTTGGACTTTGACCCTGAGTCGACAAAACATGGATTGATGAAGTACTTTGAAGACCAGAGTACAATAAATGTCCACTTGCCAGTACAATATAAAATCACAGAGGCTGTCGAGGACATTGCTAGCAAGCTAAAACTGACTCGAAACACCAGCTGGATCCTCTGCAATGGGGATATTGAAAGAGAGATGCCTTCAGATGTAGATGACTGGTTAATAGAGAAAGGAGCATCTGTACGAAatatgatttcattcctgtgccgGAAAGATGTGCTACCACACAAGAGATTCCTGGTTATTTTTATATTGCTGTCTACTGTGAGTGAGAAAATGGACCCTCTACTTGAGACCTTCAGCACATTCTGGCAGGAGCTCAGAGGAACAGAGCAAATACTTTGCATCTGTGAAAATGAAGAAGGATTCACTTGCTGGAGGGACCTGATTGAAGCCCGCTATGGATTAGACATTAAAGCAAGATCAATATATGAGCTCAGTTTTGCTGAGGTTAATGGCACCGTCCTCAGCCTGTGGTCAGACAATCGGAAATCCAGCCGTTTCCTGCCCTGTGGAGGAGGCAGCAAAGTGATGTTAAAAAAGAAAGAAGAGGACAGCCTGTACATCCTGAATATTCTGTGTGTGAATCAGTGTGAGGGAGGAAATGAAGACAAGGCTCGCATACAGGAGAAGTTCTACAAAGGAGGAAAGGTGTTATGGTGGAACTTCTATTTCTCTGAGCAGCCAGGATCCATGTCATTCATCAAACGGGACAAGTTCGACTACATCATGAACACTGTCCTACCAGCTTTGAGCTCTTTGAGAAACGCTtgtgtgtccttcaaacttttgCATGTCCCAGGATGTGGTGGAACTACACTAGCCATGCATATATTATGGGCACTGAAAGACAAGTTCCGTTGTGCTGTTCTGAGGGACAGAACCGCTGATCCTGCTGTTGTTGCCGAGCAGGTGGTCAAGCTACTGATGTATGAGACAACAGAACAATCGGCCCGGATTCCTGTGTTGCTCATGCTAGATGACTTTGAGGAGATTGATGACGCATATGATTTGCAGCAGCTCATTGAGAAGGAATGTGTCAAGAAGGACATTGGATCTAGGTCCCCGCAGGTCATTCTACTCAATTGCATGAGGGCTGAGTCTTCGGAGAAGACTGAATCAACTGAAGACACTGTGTTCATTGGCAATAACCTCTCTGAAATGGAGCAGAGGCAGTTTGAGAAAAAACTGGAGGAGATTGAGAAGACCTACAAGAATGCAGACACATTCTACGCTTTCATGATCATGAAGAAGAACTTTTCACCCGAGTATATCCAGGGTGTGGCTCGCAACACCCTAAAGAGCTTCAACATAAATCACAAACATGCACAACTCATTGCTGTTCTGGTCTTGTTGAATGTCTACTGCAAGGGTGCAacactctcagtctctctctgtgaaGAGTTTCTTGGCCTCCAGACCAAGCCACATAGTGGATCCTCCGATGTTAAGGCTGGATTTGGGAAGTTTTCCACTCTAGTGACCTGCTGCACAGAGGAGGCTAAGGTTGTATTTGAGGCAGTGAGAATGATCCACTCAAGCATGGCCGTGTATTGTTTGCAGGAGCTTACAACAAACAGTGTAACCAAAGCTGAGATCACTGATCTACTGCTCACCACAGATAAGCTTTATGAGTGCGTACAGGGCAAAGACAAACTCATGAAGGATGTTCACACCATGTTAGTGAAAAGACGTCACTCAGTCAAGGGTGAAGATTCTCAGTTCTCACCTCTCATCCAGGATATTGCAAAGGAGACACCGGGTGTTGAAGAAAATGTGCTATTCAATGCAGCCAAGCGCTTTGAAAAAGATGCTATCATCTCTCAGCTTTTTGCCAGATACCAATACCTGAAGAAAAGGGATTTCAGGGAGGCAAAGACCTGGGCAAAGAATGCGAAAGATCTTTCCAGAGATAACTCCTATATTTCTGACACATCTGCACAAGTGATCAAGCATGAGCTAAAGTGTGCAATACAAAGTGACAAAGAAGGTACCATGAAGCCTGAAAAGCTCAAAGCCTATCTTAGAATGGCCCAGTCAGCAACAGAGGCCTTCAGGGATACACAGGAAATTGCAAAGAAGGAGGCTACTCTGAGAGTAcaaaacaagagagacaacagccCTTTCAACACTGCAGGTTGCCTTGGAGAAATCCAGGTTGCGGTCATCATCATCGAAATACTGGGAAAAAGTCCAGTGTTTTCTGCAGGCAATGTCCGTCATGATATTCTGAGTGAAGTTCTCTCTGGCAGAATTACAATCCAAGATGTTGCGAGGAACGATTCCAGACATCACAAACATGCCTCATATTACGGCATTCTCCGTGAATTTGAAGATCTTCTGTACAACCTCAGACATAACATGAAGAGGCATTTTGATTTTCTTGACAGCTTTCATGTCAATTTGGGTTCCAGATTCACCCTGAAAGACAGTCGAGAGGAAAGAACTCGACAGGAGCTCTTCCGATGCTTTCAGCTATACAGTGACCTCTTTTGCATGATGGATTCCACAGAATTGATTAAAAACAAGAACCTGAGCATCATGCTTCAAATTCACAAGGCAAGGCAATTTTTGGAGATGAGAAAAGCTGATACTTACTCTGGGATTCTAAATTGTCTCTCTAATGGTACCCAAACTGACATGATGGTAAAGACAGTCCGGCAGTATGACTTCATTCTGAGTAAAAATCCTGTAAGGAGTGTTAGAGAAATAGTCAATTTCATCTATGCCAATGTTGTGCTAAGCTGTGTCAAACCTGAATCTCAATTCCTTCGCCCGTATCAGACCCTCATTGATCTTCTTTGCCAAGTTCTTCAAGGTCAAATCCCGTATGGTGAGACCTTGGCATTGCACTTCATTGCTGTAGCTCTGTTGTGGCCACAACAGATCTTTGTGTCACAAACTGTGGAGTCTCAGAAGTTGGGAAGCTATGTGTCACAGATGAGGACATCATTCTGGAACGAGATGAAATCTGTGCTGAATGGAAAGTCGCCTGTTGTCCATTTCCTTTTGGGGAAGAAACAGGGCTATGACCGTCTTATCCACCTTGGAGAACTTGAGAGGTGTGTAAGCCCACAAGAAAACTTTGCTTCGCTCTGGGAAAATGGCAAAATATGGAAGCACGAGAGGGTCAAGGAGCTTCTTTGCAGGGTGATAGGATGGGTACAAAGAAAATTAATTTTGACAGATACCTGGAGCACAGGCTCAACGATTGAAGTCATTCCAATGTTCAAAAGCCAGCTTTGTGGAAAATTGGAGGGAGAAAAAGTATCTTTTGTCATTGGTTTCTCAATGAAGGGCCCACTGGCTTACGACATATATTGA